A section of the Carassius auratus strain Wakin unplaced genomic scaffold, ASM336829v1 scaf_tig00027603, whole genome shotgun sequence genome encodes:
- the chico gene encoding chico isoform X2: MMFPQARHSASSQSTQPLKFTTSDSCDRIKDEFQFLQAQYHSLKMECDKLASEKSEMQRHYIMYYEMSYGLNMEMHKQAEIVKRLNGICAQVLPYLSQEHQQQVLGAIERAKQVTPPEMNSIIRQLQVHQLSQLQGLALPMTPLPLGLTPPTMPAVTSSSGLLSLSSILASHAHLAKEDRSSRDGAEGHREDDADKSN; the protein is encoded by the exons ATGATGTTTCCACAAGCCAGGCACTCG GCTTCGTCTCAGTCGACCCAGCCGCTCAAATTCACCACGTCAGACTCTTGTGATCGCATCAAAGATGAGTTTCAGTTCCTGCAGGCACAATATCACAG TCTGAAGATGGAATGTGATAAACTGGCGAGTGAGAAATCTGAAATGCAGCGTCATTACATAATG TATTATGAGATGTCATACGGACTCAACATGGAAATGCACAAACAG GCGGAGATTGTGAAGAGATTGAATGGAATCTGTGCTCAGGTGTTGCCTTACCTGTCTCAAGAG caccaGCAGCAGGTCCTGGGGGCGATTGAGCGAGCCAAACAGGTCACCCCTCCTGAGATGAACTCTATTATTCGA CAGCTTCAGGTTCACCAGCTCTCTCAGCTTCAGGGTTTGGCGTTACCCATGACCCCTCTGCCCCTGGGCTTGACTCCGCCCACCATGCCCGCCGTCACCTCCAGCTCCGGCCTCCTGTCTCTGTCCAGCATCCTCGCGTCTCACGCACACCTGGCCAAGGAGGACAGGAGCTCCCGCGACGGGGCCGAGGGCCACCGCGAGGACGACGCAGACAAATCCAACTAG
- the chico gene encoding chico isoform X1 — MMFPQARHSASSQSTQPLKFTTSDSCDRIKDEFQFLQAQYHSLKMECDKLASEKSEMQRHYIMYYEMSYGLNMEMHKQAEIVKRLNGICAQVLPYLSQEHQQQVLGAIERAKQVTPPEMNSIIRQQLQVHQLSQLQGLALPMTPLPLGLTPPTMPAVTSSSGLLSLSSILASHAHLAKEDRSSRDGAEGHREDDADKSN, encoded by the exons ATGATGTTTCCACAAGCCAGGCACTCG GCTTCGTCTCAGTCGACCCAGCCGCTCAAATTCACCACGTCAGACTCTTGTGATCGCATCAAAGATGAGTTTCAGTTCCTGCAGGCACAATATCACAG TCTGAAGATGGAATGTGATAAACTGGCGAGTGAGAAATCTGAAATGCAGCGTCATTACATAATG TATTATGAGATGTCATACGGACTCAACATGGAAATGCACAAACAG GCGGAGATTGTGAAGAGATTGAATGGAATCTGTGCTCAGGTGTTGCCTTACCTGTCTCAAGAG caccaGCAGCAGGTCCTGGGGGCGATTGAGCGAGCCAAACAGGTCACCCCTCCTGAGATGAACTCTATTATTCGA CAGCAGCTTCAGGTTCACCAGCTCTCTCAGCTTCAGGGTTTGGCGTTACCCATGACCCCTCTGCCCCTGGGCTTGACTCCGCCCACCATGCCCGCCGTCACCTCCAGCTCCGGCCTCCTGTCTCTGTCCAGCATCCTCGCGTCTCACGCACACCTGGCCAAGGAGGACAGGAGCTCCCGCGACGGGGCCGAGGGCCACCGCGAGGACGACGCAGACAAATCCAACTAG